The proteins below are encoded in one region of Micromonospora yangpuensis:
- a CDS encoding gluconokinase, whose protein sequence is MGGSAADRPVVIGVDIGTTSTKAVAYDTDGRQLGSHAVGYPLDAPRPGHAEQDFELIHAAVLETVRVVVAGLARPVAGLSFSSAMHSLIGLDVHGEPLTPVLTWADSRASGQAERLRAGANALALHRRTGTPVHPMAPLPKLVWYAEQKIRLFEQVAHWVGSKDLVLRRLCGELVTDHSLASGTGLFDIHRLAWDPEALGIAGITEAQLPRLVPTTGVLPGLTPAAARATGLPAGTPVVVGAGDGPLANLGLGAVRPGVLACSIGTSGALRVMVEQPAVDPLGGVFCYALTERRWVVGGAINNGGIVLGWTGDALAPDLGDQPEEELLALAARAPVGSGGLIMLPYLLSERAPHWSALPRGAYVGLTHGHRREHLIRAALEGVCQQLALVLRSVQAAGNEVREVRASGGFARSPLWRQMLADALGLPVRFPAGHEGSSFGAALLGMQALGLIPSVDVAADLVRIDQTVTPDPAAAATYAALLPLHEELYEALLPTFGALRRLSPNLPPEPPPSEPPQ, encoded by the coding sequence GTGGGAGGCTCCGCAGCCGACCGACCGGTGGTGATCGGCGTCGACATCGGCACCACCAGCACCAAGGCGGTGGCCTACGACACCGACGGGCGGCAGCTCGGCAGCCACGCGGTCGGTTACCCGCTCGACGCGCCCCGGCCCGGTCACGCCGAACAGGACTTCGAGCTGATCCATGCCGCCGTGCTGGAGACCGTCCGGGTGGTCGTCGCCGGGCTGGCCCGGCCGGTCGCCGGGTTGTCGTTCAGCTCGGCGATGCACAGCCTGATCGGCCTCGACGTACACGGCGAACCGCTGACCCCCGTGCTCACCTGGGCCGACTCGCGCGCCAGCGGGCAGGCCGAACGGCTGCGCGCCGGGGCCAACGCGCTGGCCCTGCACCGCCGGACCGGCACCCCCGTGCACCCGATGGCCCCACTGCCCAAACTGGTCTGGTACGCCGAGCAGAAGATCCGGCTCTTCGAGCAGGTCGCGCACTGGGTGGGCAGCAAGGACCTGGTCCTGCGGCGGCTCTGCGGTGAGCTGGTCACCGACCACTCGCTGGCCTCCGGCACCGGGCTGTTCGACATCCACCGGCTGGCCTGGGACCCGGAGGCGCTGGGCATCGCCGGCATCACCGAGGCGCAGCTGCCCCGGCTGGTCCCCACCACCGGTGTGCTGCCCGGCCTCACCCCGGCGGCGGCCCGCGCCACCGGACTGCCGGCCGGCACCCCGGTGGTGGTCGGCGCCGGTGACGGCCCGCTGGCCAACCTGGGCCTCGGCGCGGTCCGCCCCGGCGTGCTGGCCTGCTCCATCGGCACCAGCGGCGCGTTGCGGGTGATGGTGGAGCAGCCCGCCGTCGACCCGCTCGGCGGGGTGTTCTGCTACGCGCTCACCGAACGACGCTGGGTGGTCGGCGGCGCGATCAACAACGGCGGCATCGTGCTCGGCTGGACCGGCGACGCGCTCGCCCCCGACCTGGGCGACCAGCCCGAGGAGGAGCTGCTGGCGCTGGCCGCCCGCGCCCCGGTCGGCTCCGGCGGGCTGATCATGCTGCCGTACCTGCTCAGTGAGCGGGCCCCGCACTGGAGCGCGCTGCCGCGCGGGGCGTACGTCGGGCTGACCCACGGCCACCGCCGGGAACACCTGATCCGGGCCGCGCTGGAGGGGGTCTGCCAGCAGCTGGCCCTGGTGCTGCGGTCGGTGCAGGCCGCCGGCAACGAGGTACGCGAGGTGCGGGCCAGCGGCGGTTTCGCCCGCAGCCCACTGTGGCGGCAGATGCTCGCCGACGCGCTCGGTCTGCCGGTGCGCTTCCCGGCCGGGCACGAGGGGTCCAGCTTCGGCGCGGCGCTGCTGGGGATGCAGGCGCTGGGCCTGATCCCCTCGGTCGACGTGGCGGCCGACCTGGTCCGCATCGACCAGACGGTCACCCCCGACCCGGCCGCCGCCGCCACCTACGCGGCGCTGCTGCCGCTACACGAGGAGCTGTACGAGGCGTTGCTGCCGACCTTCGGCGCGTTGCGGCGGCTCTCCCCCAACCTGCCACCGGAACCCCCACCGTCGGAGCCCCCGCAGTAG
- the yidD gene encoding membrane protein insertion efficiency factor YidD: MSGVIQRNRKRDYCDCAGPSCDSPNCDGPGCCDFGLFSFLLTLGAATAQVTRAPLVDRAGRAAIGGYRRWLSHRWPGRCRFTPTCSGYGLTAVERYGLAVGGRMAADRLRRCRPPVPLGTHDPVPPGTHDPVAPSP; encoded by the coding sequence ATGTCTGGCGTGATCCAACGCAACCGCAAGCGGGACTACTGCGACTGTGCCGGCCCGAGCTGCGACAGCCCGAACTGCGACGGCCCGGGTTGCTGCGACTTCGGACTCTTCTCCTTCCTGCTCACCCTCGGCGCGGCCACCGCCCAGGTCACCCGGGCGCCCCTGGTCGACCGGGCCGGCCGGGCCGCGATCGGCGGCTACCGGCGCTGGCTGTCGCACCGCTGGCCCGGCCGGTGCCGCTTCACCCCGACCTGCAGCGGGTACGGCCTCACCGCCGTCGAGCGGTACGGCCTGGCGGTGGGCGGCCGGATGGCGGCCGACCGGCTGCGCCGTTGCCGTCCACCGGTGCCACTCGGCACCCATGATCCGGTGCCGCCGGGTACCCACGATCCGGTGGCTCCCTCGCCTTGA
- a CDS encoding AAA domain-containing protein, whose amino-acid sequence MLSRSTVVSATESPSLILDRVTSLVDYLMAVRAQQEKPARTVPTADAYWQHGLPGHVDCEVGADPDGVSWLRVGLPAAPAHPAGEADQDTPVDPDEQAQRIDQVRELHRSLFDLKHRVDMSAGSHELVWGHGILRTEVAGHQVRYPLVVTPVAIEYDADRSMVRVVPQGAARLQTDPLTGLDQRYLGQLLALAGAGGQLDLDVWNDLDRREFFERALRRLGHDPVVRDIDAPAPTGPHVHDTGVLFVRPRQRMLRRFLEELRSRLLAGDTTSIGALAAILAHEPSRLRMPQDQPERWQPLGERLLMPLPTNEAQESIARRLAEHRNVAVQGPPGTGKTHTIRNLICHLMAHGKRVLVVAQKEDPLRVLRDGLPPEIQSLCLAVLGRSTDQLVQLQLAARELSDRGATLDRRAEQQRVDRLRRQLAEAERDLGQALAGLRTMAENESAQYEIDGIRLSPSDVGTWLRERADRYGDLPDAVPADLDAPLTVEEFTDLLDLARRTRRADRTQAVRHLPTVAELPDAATVLADREELAEVRAELDHLAAAGVVLPEVREFGRAGLAELGGQLREAMALLADREGAWTDRLATLLQADPNWRARWEDHVDACERVLAELAEAARVIAGHQVTVFEAHLTEPRRLLAQLGELRQRFAAGKGVHKVFQATLARVAGECRIDGEVLRGVDDVDMVVAYVTSRRLQRELTTRWDEWRQTLDLADLDDQPERWSGQLLTAAATALDWDRRRWPTLLAELRRLLPRVERTVDVHRLAALEDVVDRCADVFVHDRLVSEERQLDALLQAGMVHPEASELWRLLDQSRQRADLAGWDTLVDEVRRLAALRPAALRFAQLTDRLRPVAPGWTAQLDDGSAIPPGTGADCLRRWQWRQAQSWFDSVVGSVDPVAVGRRVDRSRERIRQLTRELVVASAWLEVSLALDDRRRAALADWTTALRKIGKGTGRNAAQWQAHAQKAMTAAVDAVPVWVMSIDRAIEQFAGGARFDVVIVDEASQADLFALPVLSLAERAVVVGDDQQIGPQLSFVGTVTNLIDAHLTDVPSAEHFDPESSLYDHAVRRSPERILLTEHFRSVPAIIGFSSDTYYGGEIEPLRTDRPAGIGDPVTAVYVPEGIRQDLPTYGNVNVAEAEALVTRVAAIVADPAYAGRSIGVVSLLSTSGQALYLLSRIRETVGEEEMERRRLRVGDPYTFQGDERDVVLVSTVVSAHNGPVAAFTKRDHHRRVNVAASRARDQLWVFHSVQPADLRADDARGLLLTYCQQATGAEESYGQLEQRCDSDFEREVLRRLLRRGHRPLPQFRIGGYRIDFVLPAPDGRRLAVECDGDAYHGPDQWESDMRRQAVLERVGNCVFVRIRGSVFSRDPDAALEPLWQRIEELGITAVGSAASTVVDAAAHPG is encoded by the coding sequence ATGCTCTCCCGCTCCACCGTGGTCTCCGCCACCGAGTCGCCGTCGCTGATCCTCGACCGGGTCACCTCCCTGGTCGACTATCTGATGGCCGTCCGCGCCCAGCAGGAGAAGCCGGCCCGGACGGTGCCGACGGCCGATGCGTACTGGCAGCACGGCCTGCCCGGGCACGTCGACTGCGAGGTCGGGGCGGACCCCGACGGGGTGAGCTGGCTACGGGTCGGCCTGCCCGCCGCCCCCGCCCACCCGGCCGGCGAAGCCGACCAGGACACCCCCGTCGACCCGGACGAGCAGGCCCAGCGCATCGACCAGGTGCGGGAGCTGCACCGTAGCCTCTTCGACCTGAAGCACCGGGTCGACATGAGCGCCGGCAGTCACGAGCTGGTCTGGGGCCACGGGATCCTGCGCACCGAGGTCGCCGGCCACCAGGTGCGGTACCCGCTGGTGGTGACCCCGGTGGCCATCGAGTACGACGCCGACCGGTCGATGGTCCGGGTGGTGCCGCAGGGGGCCGCCCGCCTGCAGACCGACCCGTTGACCGGCCTCGACCAGCGGTACCTCGGTCAGCTGCTGGCCCTGGCCGGTGCCGGTGGGCAGCTCGACCTCGACGTCTGGAACGACCTCGACCGGCGGGAGTTCTTCGAGCGGGCGTTGCGTCGGCTCGGCCACGATCCGGTGGTGCGCGACATCGACGCGCCGGCCCCGACCGGGCCGCACGTGCACGACACCGGGGTGCTCTTCGTGCGGCCCCGGCAGCGGATGCTGCGCCGGTTCCTGGAGGAGCTGCGGTCCCGGCTGCTGGCCGGCGACACCACAAGCATCGGGGCGCTGGCCGCGATCCTGGCCCACGAGCCGAGCCGGCTGCGGATGCCGCAGGACCAGCCGGAGCGCTGGCAGCCGCTGGGGGAGCGGCTGCTGATGCCGCTGCCCACCAACGAGGCCCAGGAGTCCATCGCCCGTCGCCTCGCCGAGCACCGTAACGTCGCCGTGCAGGGCCCGCCGGGCACCGGCAAGACGCACACCATCCGCAACCTGATCTGCCACCTGATGGCCCACGGCAAGCGGGTGCTGGTGGTGGCGCAGAAGGAGGACCCGTTGCGGGTCCTGCGCGACGGTCTGCCGCCGGAGATCCAGTCGCTCTGCCTGGCCGTGCTCGGCCGCTCCACCGACCAGCTCGTGCAGCTGCAGCTGGCCGCCCGGGAGTTGTCCGACCGGGGGGCCACCCTGGACCGGCGCGCCGAGCAGCAGCGGGTCGACCGGCTGCGGCGACAGTTGGCGGAGGCCGAACGGGACCTCGGGCAGGCGCTCGCCGGTCTGCGCACCATGGCGGAGAACGAGTCCGCCCAGTACGAGATCGACGGCATCCGGCTCTCCCCCAGCGACGTCGGCACCTGGCTGCGCGAGCGTGCCGACCGCTACGGCGACCTGCCCGACGCGGTCCCGGCCGACCTCGACGCCCCGCTGACCGTCGAGGAGTTCACCGACCTGCTCGACCTCGCCCGGCGTACCCGGCGGGCCGACCGGACCCAGGCGGTGCGGCACCTGCCGACGGTGGCCGAGCTGCCGGACGCGGCGACGGTGCTGGCCGACCGCGAGGAGCTGGCCGAGGTCCGCGCCGAGCTGGACCACCTCGCCGCCGCGGGGGTGGTCCTGCCGGAGGTCCGGGAGTTCGGCCGGGCCGGCCTGGCGGAGCTGGGCGGGCAGCTGCGGGAGGCGATGGCCCTGCTCGCCGACCGGGAGGGCGCCTGGACCGACCGGCTGGCCACCCTCCTGCAGGCCGACCCCAACTGGCGGGCCCGGTGGGAGGACCACGTCGACGCCTGCGAGCGGGTGCTGGCCGAGCTGGCCGAGGCCGCCCGGGTCATCGCCGGGCACCAGGTGACCGTCTTCGAGGCCCACCTGACCGAGCCGCGCCGGCTCCTGGCGCAACTCGGCGAGCTGCGTCAACGCTTCGCCGCCGGCAAGGGCGTGCACAAGGTCTTCCAGGCCACCCTGGCCCGGGTCGCCGGCGAGTGCCGGATCGACGGCGAGGTCCTGCGCGGCGTCGACGACGTGGACATGGTCGTCGCCTACGTGACCAGCCGCCGGCTGCAACGGGAGCTGACCACCCGCTGGGACGAGTGGCGGCAGACCCTCGACCTGGCCGACCTGGACGACCAGCCGGAGCGCTGGAGCGGGCAGCTGCTCACCGCCGCGGCCACCGCCCTGGACTGGGACCGCCGCCGCTGGCCCACCCTGCTGGCCGAGCTGCGCCGGCTGCTGCCCCGGGTGGAGCGCACCGTCGACGTACATCGGTTGGCGGCCCTGGAGGACGTGGTCGACAGGTGCGCGGACGTCTTCGTCCACGACCGGCTGGTCTCCGAGGAACGGCAGCTCGACGCGTTGTTGCAGGCCGGCATGGTGCACCCCGAGGCCAGCGAGCTGTGGCGGCTGCTCGACCAGAGCCGCCAGCGGGCCGACCTGGCCGGCTGGGACACCCTGGTCGACGAGGTACGCCGGCTCGCCGCGCTGCGCCCGGCGGCGCTGCGCTTCGCCCAGCTCACCGACCGGCTGCGCCCGGTCGCTCCGGGGTGGACCGCACAGCTCGACGACGGCTCCGCGATCCCGCCCGGCACCGGCGCGGACTGCCTGCGCCGCTGGCAGTGGCGGCAGGCGCAGAGCTGGTTCGACAGCGTGGTGGGCAGCGTGGATCCGGTCGCCGTGGGCCGTCGGGTCGACCGCAGCCGGGAGCGGATCCGGCAGCTCACCCGGGAACTCGTGGTCGCCTCGGCCTGGTTGGAGGTGTCGCTGGCCCTGGACGACCGGCGGCGGGCCGCGCTGGCCGACTGGACCACCGCGCTACGCAAGATCGGCAAGGGCACCGGCCGCAACGCCGCCCAGTGGCAGGCACACGCGCAGAAGGCGATGACGGCCGCCGTGGACGCCGTACCGGTCTGGGTGATGTCGATCGACCGGGCGATCGAGCAGTTCGCCGGCGGGGCCCGCTTCGACGTGGTGATCGTCGACGAGGCGTCCCAGGCCGACCTCTTCGCGCTGCCCGTGCTCAGCCTCGCCGAGCGGGCCGTGGTGGTCGGCGACGACCAGCAGATCGGTCCGCAGCTCTCCTTCGTCGGTACGGTCACCAACCTGATCGACGCGCACCTGACCGACGTGCCCTCGGCGGAGCACTTCGACCCGGAGAGCAGTCTCTACGACCACGCGGTGCGCCGCTCGCCGGAGCGGATCCTGCTCACCGAGCACTTCCGCTCGGTGCCGGCGATCATCGGTTTCTCCAGCGACACCTACTACGGCGGTGAGATCGAGCCGCTGCGTACCGACCGGCCGGCCGGCATCGGCGACCCGGTCACCGCCGTGTACGTCCCCGAGGGCATCCGCCAGGACCTGCCGACGTACGGCAACGTCAACGTCGCCGAGGCCGAGGCGCTGGTCACCCGGGTGGCCGCGATCGTCGCCGACCCGGCGTACGCCGGCCGGAGCATCGGCGTGGTGAGCCTGCTCAGCACCAGCGGACAGGCGCTGTACCTGCTGTCCCGGATCCGGGAGACCGTCGGCGAGGAGGAGATGGAGCGGCGTCGGCTGCGCGTCGGTGACCCGTACACCTTCCAGGGCGACGAACGCGACGTCGTGCTGGTGTCGACGGTGGTCTCGGCGCACAACGGCCCGGTCGCCGCCTTCACCAAACGCGACCACCACCGGCGGGTCAACGTGGCCGCCTCCCGGGCGCGCGACCAGCTCTGGGTCTTCCACTCGGTGCAGCCCGCCGACCTGCGCGCCGACGACGCCCGGGGTCTGCTGCTTACCTACTGCCAGCAGGCCACCGGGGCGGAGGAGAGCTACGGGCAGCTCGAACAGCGCTGCGACAGCGACTTCGAACGCGAGGTGCTGCGCCGCCTGCTGCGCCGGGGCCACCGTCCGTTGCCGCAGTTCCGCATCGGCGGGTACCGGATCGACTTCGTGCTGCCCGCCCCGGACGGCCGCCGGCTGGCTGTCGAGTGTGACGGCGACGCGTACCACGGCCCGGACCAGTGGGAGAGCGACATGCGCCGGCAGGCGGTGCTGGAGCGGGTCGGCAACTGCGTCTTCGTCCGGATCCGGGGCAGCGTCTTCAGCCGGGACCCGGATGCGGCCCTGGAGCCACTGTGGCAGCGCATCGAGGAACTCGGCATCACGGCGGTGGGCTCCGCGGCGTCGACTGTGGTCGACGCCGCCGCACACCCGGGGTGA
- a CDS encoding endo alpha-1,4 polygalactosaminidase, with product MGFNRRRTRAGLAVTAAVTIALGVGIGAAGASGRQDWWGRGQQQPAPTSSTPTEAAGSTAAPAPGATQSTTPTDSPASAAPAPATTATPTATTPATTVAPSSAAPKPAAPATAPPRTSAPVRKGAGTTAAWAPPPANANFDYQIGGAYAPPSGVTVVSRDSEASPAAGIYNICYVNAFQAQPGAESWWKTNHPNLLLRDANGNLVVDEDWDELMLDFSTEAKRTALTRIVGDWIDTCASKGFKAIEPDNLDSYTRSKGLLTRAQAVSYAASLSAYAHSKGLAVAQKNLAELSTADARKAGFDFAVAEECATWNECDAYTATYGNHVIVIEYTESGYTKACRSHGSTLSVVLRDLDVTTPGSRSYVRKAC from the coding sequence ATGGGATTCAACCGCAGGCGGACCAGGGCCGGGCTGGCGGTGACGGCCGCCGTCACCATCGCCCTCGGTGTCGGCATCGGCGCCGCTGGCGCGAGTGGCCGACAGGACTGGTGGGGGCGCGGCCAGCAGCAGCCGGCACCCACCTCCAGCACGCCGACCGAGGCGGCCGGCAGCACCGCCGCACCGGCCCCGGGGGCGACGCAGAGCACGACCCCGACCGACTCGCCGGCCTCGGCCGCGCCGGCACCGGCGACGACCGCGACGCCCACCGCCACGACCCCGGCCACCACGGTCGCGCCCTCGTCGGCCGCGCCGAAACCGGCCGCCCCGGCCACCGCCCCGCCGCGGACCTCCGCCCCGGTCCGTAAGGGAGCGGGTACGACCGCCGCCTGGGCGCCGCCGCCGGCCAACGCCAACTTCGACTACCAGATCGGCGGGGCGTACGCGCCGCCGAGCGGGGTCACTGTGGTCAGCCGGGACAGCGAGGCCAGCCCGGCCGCCGGGATCTACAACATCTGCTACGTCAACGCCTTCCAGGCCCAGCCCGGCGCCGAGTCGTGGTGGAAGACCAACCACCCGAACCTGTTGCTGCGCGACGCCAACGGCAACCTGGTGGTCGACGAGGACTGGGACGAGCTGATGCTGGACTTCTCCACCGAGGCCAAGCGCACCGCGCTCACCCGGATCGTCGGCGATTGGATCGACACGTGCGCCAGCAAGGGGTTCAAGGCCATCGAGCCGGACAACCTCGACTCGTACACCCGCTCCAAGGGTCTGCTGACCCGGGCGCAGGCCGTGTCGTACGCGGCGTCGCTGAGCGCGTACGCCCACAGCAAGGGCCTCGCCGTGGCCCAGAAGAACCTCGCCGAGCTGAGCACCGCCGACGCCCGTAAGGCCGGCTTCGACTTCGCCGTCGCCGAGGAGTGCGCCACCTGGAACGAGTGCGACGCCTACACCGCCACGTACGGCAACCACGTGATCGTCATCGAGTACACCGAGAGCGGCTACACCAAGGCGTGCCGCTCACACGGCAGTACGCTCTCGGTCGTGCTGCGCGATCTCGACGTCACCACCCCGGGCTCGCGGTCGTACGTCCGGAAGGCCTGCTGA
- a CDS encoding SigE family RNA polymerase sigma factor: MSGARPGPGDLRRAATREVGAVHTGQPADFDEFVQGRGRALLRFAYVLCGDAHLAEDIVQEVLARMHRRWDKVTAMHHPEAYVRAAIVRQFLSWRRRRASREAVLAEVPEPVGPDEPQHRVLARAHMWQLLAGLPRSQRAVLVLRFYCDLPDDEIATLLGCGESTVRSQASRALARMRTILGEAGVSGDG, encoded by the coding sequence ATCTCCGGTGCCCGCCCCGGGCCCGGAGATCTCCGGCGTGCCGCCACCCGTGAGGTCGGCGCTGTCCACACCGGTCAGCCGGCGGACTTCGACGAGTTCGTGCAGGGGCGCGGACGGGCGCTGCTGCGCTTCGCCTACGTCCTCTGCGGAGACGCGCACCTGGCCGAGGACATCGTCCAGGAGGTGCTGGCCCGGATGCACCGGCGCTGGGACAAGGTCACCGCGATGCACCACCCCGAGGCGTACGTGCGTGCGGCGATCGTGCGGCAGTTCCTGTCCTGGCGTCGGCGGCGGGCCTCCCGGGAGGCCGTCCTCGCCGAGGTGCCTGAGCCGGTCGGTCCCGACGAGCCCCAGCACCGGGTGCTGGCCCGCGCCCACATGTGGCAGCTGCTGGCCGGGTTGCCCCGCTCGCAGCGGGCCGTGCTCGTCCTCCGCTTCTACTGCGACCTGCCCGACGACGAGATCGCCACGCTGCTGGGCTGCGGCGAGTCGACGGTCCGGTCCCAGGCGTCCCGCGCGCTCGCCCGGATGCGCACCATACTCGGCGAGGCGGGGGTGAGCGGCGATGGATGA
- a CDS encoding DUF3427 domain-containing protein, translated as MTDLEPGIHEHLITRQLATRLQRIDPDLIQRAQLDPADAPDLLARHLAGLARRAINAVPAGDDRLLRQVEVANRIAEHIVALDPAADDDAHDEIVDARNLLHAIAAPPVPPAGPRFPPRPATPLSTGALLVNGRHQPRIGHEINHELASAESVDLLCAFIKWAGVRTVEPALRELRERGGRIRVITTTYLGATDQRALDRLADLGAEIKVSYETRTTRLHAKAWLFRRGNGLTTAYVGSSNLSRTALLDGLEWNVRISNVEQRHVIDTFTATFEDYWHDPAFETYDAGRDAERLRVALRGERADEAPTEIANLDVRAYPYQAEILADLDAERQVHGRHRNLVVMATGTGKTIVAALDYRRLRRAGTVDSLLFVAHQEQILRQSRSTFRQVMADGSFGELLVGGERPEQARHVFASIQSLHRQQIDPGAYDMVIVDEFHHAEAPTYAGLLERLTPRVLLGLTATPDRTDGGDVRRWFGGRSAAELHLWDALERQLLAPFQYFGLHDDTDLSHLRWKRGHGYDRAELDSLYTADHARARIILTSVRDTVDVTRMRALGFCVSIGHAEFMADWFSRHGVPSAAVTSRVEPAARQGLLRDFKSGKLRVLFTVDLFNEGVDLPMVDTILMLRPTESATIFLQQLGRGLRLGDDKACLTVLDFIGGQHANFRFDLRWRALTGVSRRAVREAVEQDFPSLPSGCHIQLDRVAKEVVLANLKTALPTFRRNLVAELRQLKDATLAEFLAETGWEVEDVYRSAALGGWTGLRRAAGLPVPAAGPDDTTLGRAIGRMLHLDDVDRLDLLARVAAGQRPPADDRLWDLLHFDLWGPNAPLTSRDERLARLWAEPARCVELRQVAEVLRDRIHRVSVPSGLLRVHARYSRNEACAAFGMTNPGSLREGVKWLPDVRADLFFVTLVKAAHHYSPTTMYADRAITETLFQWESQSTTSTASSTGQRYVHHAERGSSVHLFVRESRVPDRDLGAPAYLYAGPMTYRGHTGDRPMRILWELAYPLPAETYAAARAIAA; from the coding sequence GTGACGGATCTTGAGCCGGGCATTCACGAACACCTGATCACCCGGCAGCTCGCCACCCGGCTCCAACGGATCGACCCCGACCTCATCCAACGGGCCCAGCTCGACCCCGCCGACGCGCCCGACCTGCTCGCTCGGCACCTCGCCGGCCTCGCTCGTCGCGCCATAAACGCTGTGCCCGCCGGTGACGACCGGTTGCTGCGGCAGGTCGAGGTGGCCAACCGGATCGCCGAGCACATCGTCGCCCTCGACCCGGCCGCCGACGACGACGCGCACGACGAGATTGTCGACGCCCGGAACCTGCTGCACGCGATCGCCGCCCCGCCGGTCCCGCCCGCCGGGCCGCGCTTCCCGCCGCGCCCGGCCACCCCGCTCTCCACCGGCGCACTGCTGGTCAACGGCCGGCACCAGCCCCGGATCGGGCACGAGATCAACCACGAGCTGGCCTCCGCCGAGAGTGTCGATCTGCTCTGCGCGTTCATCAAGTGGGCCGGCGTACGCACCGTCGAGCCCGCGTTGCGCGAGCTGCGGGAGCGGGGTGGCCGGATCAGGGTCATCACCACGACGTACCTTGGCGCGACCGACCAGCGGGCCCTGGACCGGCTGGCTGACCTCGGGGCCGAGATCAAGGTGTCGTACGAGACCAGGACCACCCGGCTGCACGCCAAGGCCTGGCTGTTCCGCCGGGGCAACGGCCTGACCACGGCGTACGTCGGATCGAGCAACCTGTCTCGGACGGCGCTGCTGGACGGGCTGGAGTGGAACGTCCGGATCTCCAACGTGGAGCAGCGGCACGTCATCGACACCTTCACCGCCACCTTCGAGGACTACTGGCACGATCCGGCGTTCGAGACCTACGACGCCGGTCGGGACGCCGAGCGGCTCCGGGTGGCGCTGCGCGGGGAGCGGGCCGACGAGGCACCTACCGAGATCGCCAACCTGGATGTGCGGGCGTACCCGTACCAGGCGGAGATCCTGGCCGACCTGGACGCGGAGCGGCAGGTGCACGGCCGGCACCGCAACCTGGTGGTGATGGCGACCGGTACCGGCAAGACGATCGTGGCCGCGTTGGACTACCGGCGGCTGCGCCGGGCCGGGACGGTGGACTCGCTGCTCTTCGTGGCGCACCAGGAGCAGATCCTGCGGCAGAGCCGATCGACGTTTCGGCAGGTGATGGCCGACGGCAGCTTCGGCGAGCTGCTGGTCGGCGGGGAACGACCCGAGCAGGCACGGCACGTCTTCGCCTCGATCCAGTCGCTGCACCGGCAGCAGATCGACCCCGGGGCGTACGACATGGTGATCGTGGACGAGTTCCACCACGCGGAGGCCCCGACGTACGCCGGATTGCTGGAGCGGCTGACGCCGCGCGTGCTGCTGGGGTTGACCGCGACGCCGGACCGGACCGACGGCGGGGACGTGCGGCGGTGGTTCGGCGGGCGGTCGGCGGCGGAGCTGCACCTGTGGGATGCCCTGGAGCGGCAGCTGCTCGCCCCGTTTCAGTATTTCGGGCTGCACGACGACACCGACCTGTCGCACCTGCGGTGGAAACGCGGGCACGGGTACGACCGCGCCGAGCTGGACAGCCTCTACACCGCCGACCACGCGCGGGCGCGGATCATCCTGACCTCGGTTCGCGACACCGTGGACGTGACCCGGATGCGGGCGCTCGGCTTCTGCGTCAGCATCGGGCACGCCGAGTTCATGGCGGACTGGTTCAGCCGCCACGGCGTACCGTCGGCGGCGGTGACCTCGCGGGTGGAGCCGGCCGCCCGGCAGGGGTTGTTGCGGGATTTCAAGTCCGGGAAGCTGCGGGTGCTCTTCACTGTCGACCTGTTCAACGAGGGCGTCGACCTGCCGATGGTGGACACCATCCTGATGTTGCGGCCCACCGAGAGCGCGACGATCTTTCTCCAGCAGCTCGGTCGGGGGCTGCGGCTGGGCGACGACAAGGCCTGCCTGACGGTGCTGGACTTCATCGGCGGCCAGCACGCCAACTTCCGGTTCGACCTGCGCTGGCGGGCGTTGACCGGGGTGAGTCGGCGGGCCGTCCGGGAGGCCGTCGAGCAGGACTTCCCGTCGCTGCCCAGCGGCTGCCACATCCAGCTGGACCGGGTCGCCAAGGAGGTGGTCCTGGCCAACCTGAAGACGGCACTGCCGACCTTCCGCCGGAACCTGGTCGCCGAGCTGCGGCAGCTCAAGGACGCCACGCTCGCCGAGTTTCTCGCCGAGACCGGGTGGGAGGTCGAGGACGTGTACCGGTCGGCGGCGCTGGGTGGGTGGACCGGGCTGCGGCGGGCCGCCGGCCTGCCCGTGCCGGCGGCCGGGCCGGACGACACCACGCTCGGACGGGCGATCGGGCGGATGCTGCACCTGGACGACGTCGACCGGCTCGACCTGCTGGCTCGGGTCGCCGCCGGGCAGCGCCCACCGGCCGACGACCGGCTCTGGGACCTGCTGCACTTCGACCTGTGGGGGCCGAACGCGCCGTTGACCTCGCGGGACGAGCGGCTGGCCCGCTTGTGGGCGGAGCCGGCCCGCTGCGTCGAGTTGCGCCAGGTCGCCGAGGTGCTGCGGGACCGGATCCACCGGGTGAGCGTGCCGTCGGGGCTGTTGCGGGTGCACGCCCGGTACAGCCGCAACGAGGCGTGCGCGGCGTTCGGGATGACCAACCCGGGGTCGCTGCGCGAGGGGGTGAAGTGGCTGCCCGACGTCCGCGCCGACCTCTTCTTCGTCACCCTGGTCAAGGCCGCACACCACTACTCCCCCACCACGATGTACGCCGACCGGGCGATCACCGAGACGCTGTTCCAGTGGGAGTCGCAGAGCACTACCTCGACGGCGTCGAGCACCGGGCAACGGTACGTCCACCATGCTGAGCGTGGGTCGAGTGTGCACCTGTTCGTCCGGGAGTCCCGGGTACCGGACCGGGACCTCGGCGCACCGGCGTACCTGTACGCGGGTCCGATGACGTACCGGGGGCACACCGGGGACCGGCCGATGCGCATCCTCTGGGAACTGGCGTACCCGTTGCCGGCCGAGACGTACGCTGCCGCCCGCGCCATCGCCGCGTAG